TTTGATATCCCATCATCTTTTTTATAGCCGGTTTTACTAAAATCTCATAAACCACCATGGAAGCAACAGGATTTCCTGGAATTCCAAAGAAGATTTTTTCATCCTCTTCTCCCCATGTGCCAAATGCAACAGGTTTACCCGGCTTTATAGAAACTTTCCAAAAATGAATATTAACGTTTAACTCTTTTGATACGAAATCTTTAACAAGGTCATACTCACCAACAGATACTCCGCCCGTTGTAAGTAATACATCGCAGTTTTTAACCCATCTTAATTTTTCTTTTATATCCTCTGGATTGTCCTTAGCAAAGCCTATGATTGTTGGGATAGCTCCTGTCTCTAAAACTTGTGTATAAAGTGAGTATGTGTTTGATGTTCTTATTTGAGATTCTTTTGTGATGTTTTCTCCTATATCTAAGATTTCATCTCCTGTTGTAATGATTCCAACTCTTGGAACTTGTTTTACATAAACGGTTGCTTTATTTACAGAAGAGAGAACTCCAATTTCAGCAGGTCTTAACCTTTTTCCTTTTGGAATTAGTAAATCTCCGGCTTTATAGTCTCCGCCTTTTTCTCTGATGTTTGCACCTTTTTTTAATTCTTTAAGAATATATACAGTGTTTCCTTCCACTTTTGTTAATTCTTTTTGGATTATTGTGTCTGCACCTTCTGGAATCAATGCTCCTGTGTATATTGGAATGGCAGCACCTTTTTCTAATTTTGGCGGCAAATCTCCTGCTTTGCTTTCTCCGATGATTTTTAAAGGAACTGGATTATCCTCAGATGCTCCGATAATGTCTTCATGTCTAACAGCAAAGCCGTCCATACCGCTGTTATCAGCAGGTGGATTGTCTCTGTCAGCATATATATCTTCTGCTAATATTCTATTTAAAGCTTGATGTATAAAAACTTTTTCATTTCCAAGTGGTTTAGTTTTTTCCAAAACTATCTTTAAAGCTTCTTCATATGTGATCATTTTTAAACTCCTGTATGGATTTCTTGTAATGATTTTACTGTTAATCCTTTCTCTTTGTATGATTTTATTGCCATGACAGCAGCTTGGGCACCTCTTACGGTTGTAAAGTATGGTGTTTTTGTTGCAACTGCTGCTCTTCTAATATAA
This is a stretch of genomic DNA from Sulfurihydrogenibium sp. YO3AOP1. It encodes these proteins:
- the glp gene encoding gephyrin-like molybdotransferase Glp produces the protein MITYEEALKIVLEKTKPLGNEKVFIHQALNRILAEDIYADRDNPPADNSGMDGFAVRHEDIIGASEDNPVPLKIIGESKAGDLPPKLEKGAAIPIYTGALIPEGADTIIQKELTKVEGNTVYILKELKKGANIREKGGDYKAGDLLIPKGKRLRPAEIGVLSSVNKATVYVKQVPRVGIITTGDEILDIGENITKESQIRTSNTYSLYTQVLETGAIPTIIGFAKDNPEDIKEKLRWVKNCDVLLTTGGVSVGEYDLVKDFVSKELNVNIHFWKVSIKPGKPVAFGTWGEEDEKIFFGIPGNPVASMVVYEILVKPAIKKMMGYQNPENKIFSGILTEDFKRKSADRLEFIRAYAEYKEDNFYVKPFTKQASNMLTSMVNANALVFVDEDIHQIEAGEKVRFILFGRKI